From a region of the Lentilactobacillus curieae genome:
- a CDS encoding putative quinol monooxygenase: MKVINVELSVIPGKQAAYEAFIADLVAGSSSEAGNISYHHYKDVDSKTDYEIIEHWKDADAVEFHNNTPHFQKFLSGIGDFLTKDPVIIRMDYDE, translated from the coding sequence ATGAAAGTCATCAACGTTGAACTGTCAGTAATTCCAGGTAAACAGGCTGCCTACGAGGCTTTTATTGCCGATCTAGTTGCTGGCTCAAGTAGCGAAGCTGGCAACATTAGTTACCACCACTACAAGGATGTCGATTCAAAAACAGATTATGAAATCATTGAGCATTGGAAAGATGCTGACGCTGTTGAATTCCACAACAACACTCCCCACTTTCAAAAGTTCTTATCTGGAATCGGTGACTTTCTAACTAAGGATCCGGTTATCATCCGAATGGATTATGACGAATAG
- a CDS encoding threonine/serine exporter family protein, which yields MKLLVEFGISFLSTVGFGIITNVPRRSLLPGGITGAVAWTVYVILNAQLDSLFFPNAVAALIIGILGNCFSIKFKVPVNMIYIPSLVSLVPGGIIYEAMKDFTQGNIAPAQVNLMNTLIIAISLAGGFFVAEIIFKGIRARINQQQLSKH from the coding sequence ATGAAATTACTAGTTGAATTTGGAATCAGCTTTTTATCAACAGTGGGTTTTGGAATTATTACCAACGTTCCCAGACGCTCATTGCTACCTGGTGGAATTACTGGTGCAGTGGCCTGGACTGTGTACGTAATTCTAAATGCACAGTTGGACAGTTTATTTTTTCCAAATGCGGTAGCGGCATTAATAATCGGAATTCTAGGAAACTGTTTTTCAATTAAGTTCAAAGTTCCGGTCAATATGATCTACATTCCCAGCTTAGTATCGTTAGTTCCTGGGGGAATTATATATGAAGCAATGAAGGATTTTACCCAAGGTAACATTGCTCCAGCCCAAGTCAATTTGATGAACACGTTGATCATTGCGATTTCACTAGCAGGTGGATTCTTTGTGGCTGAAATTATTTTCAAAGGAATTCGGGCAAGAATCAACCAACAACAATTATCCAAACACTAA
- a CDS encoding threonine/serine exporter family protein, translated as MNTCGKVGVIMLTSGAETSRVEQTVEFIGKASGVNVTCYVTMTAVFISINDLGNTMMFKSRLGGFNLQKVDELNQLSRQYTEGQINYEELKLQIAQVDNQVIDFSLPLKIFGAGLVSVAPMLVFKATWGDLALSFFIGIFGYLAAYFIGLKHNLPYIKEATGGITIAILANLAVLLGLGHDSGQMIVSSLMPLVPGVAITNSLREIMAGEIISGLVRAVDAILVAVAIGSGVIIGASLVYLVR; from the coding sequence ATGAATACCTGTGGCAAGGTCGGCGTAATAATGTTAACTAGTGGTGCAGAAACCTCGCGTGTTGAGCAAACTGTCGAGTTCATCGGTAAAGCTTCCGGTGTAAATGTAACTTGCTACGTTACAATGACCGCAGTTTTTATTTCCATTAATGATCTTGGAAACACAATGATGTTCAAGTCCCGGCTAGGTGGATTTAACCTCCAAAAAGTCGATGAACTTAACCAATTGTCTCGTCAATATACGGAAGGCCAAATAAATTATGAGGAATTGAAGTTGCAGATTGCCCAAGTTGATAATCAAGTGATCGACTTTTCACTACCACTAAAAATCTTTGGTGCCGGCCTGGTTTCTGTCGCCCCCATGCTGGTATTTAAAGCAACTTGGGGAGATCTTGCGTTGTCCTTTTTCATTGGAATTTTTGGTTATCTTGCCGCCTATTTCATAGGTTTAAAACACAATTTACCATACATAAAAGAAGCCACCGGTGGAATAACCATTGCAATCTTGGCTAACTTAGCCGTCCTCCTTGGTCTTGGTCACGACAGCGGTCAAATGATTGTCAGTTCGTTAATGCCGCTAGTACCTGGGGTTGCAATCACTAATTCCCTCAGAGAAATAATGGCTGGTGAAATCATTTCCGGCCTGGTTCGGGCGGTCGATGCAATCCTAGTTGCCGTCGCCATTGGTTCTGGGGTAATTATTGGTGCATCACTCGTTTATTTAGTGAGGTAA
- a CDS encoding MFS transporter, translating into MEETSNTYSLTEAKVAKMERDPVKTVIMASMIGTAIEFFDFYAYGTAAATYFPNVFFPSVTPTIAMILSLLTFGVAFVARPLGSLLFGHFGDKLGRKRALVVSLLMMGLSTVVIGFLPGYRTLGMTAILLLCLARFTQGIGLGGEWSGAVLVATENAPKGKRALFGSFTELGAPIGFFLSNGLYVILETVLTKSQMAEFGWRVPFVASAVLVVFGLWVRRKMQETPLFRLAQQRDNVKKAPLAQVFTKSWKQILQGTFVMAVSYTFFFLLSTWSLSYGTAVLGFDSREFLMFLMGSIVVFAGMIVYSSMLSDRFGRRTVLLAGTAAIFVFSFVFPFFFQGHQNVVGTLFFLVVGFLAMGVIYGPVGAMLPELFPTSTRYSGAGIAYNMSAIVGAAFAPTIASWLVGQWGIHAVGYYLGFMSLVSIVALLLTKETKSVDYTK; encoded by the coding sequence ATGGAAGAAACATCAAATACATATTCTTTAACAGAAGCAAAAGTTGCCAAAATGGAACGAGATCCGGTTAAAACTGTCATTATGGCATCTATGATTGGAACCGCAATTGAATTTTTTGACTTTTATGCATACGGTACTGCCGCAGCAACATATTTTCCAAACGTCTTTTTCCCATCAGTAACCCCAACAATCGCAATGATCCTTAGTTTACTGACATTCGGAGTTGCGTTTGTAGCTCGCCCTCTAGGGTCGCTACTATTTGGTCACTTTGGCGATAAGTTAGGTCGTAAGCGGGCATTAGTTGTCTCATTGCTGATGATGGGGTTATCTACAGTTGTCATTGGTTTTCTTCCCGGTTACAGAACTTTGGGAATGACTGCAATTTTACTTCTATGTTTAGCAAGATTTACTCAAGGCATTGGTCTTGGTGGTGAATGGTCAGGGGCCGTTTTAGTTGCCACTGAGAACGCTCCAAAGGGTAAGCGGGCACTATTTGGTTCGTTCACTGAATTGGGTGCTCCAATTGGATTCTTCTTGAGTAATGGTTTATACGTTATTTTGGAAACCGTATTGACTAAATCACAAATGGCAGAATTTGGTTGGCGAGTACCATTCGTTGCTTCAGCCGTTTTGGTTGTGTTTGGTCTTTGGGTTAGAAGAAAGATGCAAGAAACTCCATTATTCCGTTTGGCTCAACAACGGGATAACGTTAAGAAAGCACCTTTAGCACAAGTATTTACTAAGAGCTGGAAACAAATCCTTCAAGGAACATTTGTGATGGCTGTTTCCTACACGTTCTTCTTTCTACTTTCAACTTGGTCATTGAGTTATGGAACTGCCGTACTTGGATTTGATAGTCGTGAATTCTTGATGTTCTTGATGGGATCAATCGTTGTGTTTGCTGGAATGATTGTTTATTCGTCAATGTTGTCAGATAGATTCGGTAGAAGAACAGTGTTGCTTGCAGGAACTGCAGCCATCTTCGTATTCTCGTTTGTATTTCCATTCTTTTTCCAAGGACACCAAAACGTTGTTGGAACTTTATTCTTCTTGGTAGTTGGTTTCTTGGCAATGGGCGTGATCTATGGCCCAGTTGGGGCAATGTTGCCTGAACTCTTCCCAACAAGTACTAGGTATTCAGGTGCTGGAATTGCTTACAATATGTCCGCTATTGTTGGTGCTGCGTTTGCCCCAACTATTGCATCTTGGTTAGTTGGACAATGGGGGATCCACGCAGTTGGTTATTATCTAGGATTTATGAGTTTGGTCTCAATCGTTGCTTTACTTTTGACAAAGGAAACCAAGTCAGTGGATTACACTAAGTAA